The following proteins come from a genomic window of bacterium:
- a CDS encoding RpiB/LacA/LacB family sugar-phosphate isomerase gives MALRVIGLAADHAAFELKGALAARLKGLGWTVRDFGTHGPEACDYPAFVVPCARALAAGELELAVAACGSGVGASISANKVKGVRAALCLEPEQAALARQHNDARCLVLSARLRSTEQNLALLEAWLGAAFEGGRHEGRIRLIHELTGC, from the coding sequence GTGGCTCTTCGAGTGATCGGACTGGCCGCCGACCATGCGGCCTTCGAACTCAAGGGCGCCCTGGCCGCCCGGCTGAAGGGGCTGGGTTGGACGGTGCGCGACTTCGGCACCCACGGGCCGGAGGCCTGCGATTATCCGGCCTTCGTCGTCCCCTGCGCCCGGGCCCTGGCCGCGGGCGAGCTGGAGCTGGCCGTGGCGGCCTGCGGCAGCGGGGTGGGGGCCTCCATCAGCGCCAACAAGGTGAAGGGCGTGCGCGCCGCCCTCTGCCTGGAACCGGAGCAGGCGGCGCTGGCCCGCCAGCACAACGACGCGCGCTGTCTGGTCCTGTCCGCCCGCCTGCGCAGCACGGAGCAGAATCTGGCCCTGCTCGAAGCCTGGCTGGGGGCGGCATTCGAGGGAGGGCGCCACGAGGGCCGCATCCGTCTCATCCATGAACTGACCGGTTGTTGA
- the hemW gene encoding radical SAM family heme chaperone HemW produces MSFGLYLHTPFCTAKCGYCDFYSLPAGAGEVERAAASLLAVTGRLLADGPWRGRPVATLYVGGGTPSLLPAGFFTRLLGAGGLLEGSLAPGAEITVEMNPESVRPAWLAHLASLGVTRASLGVQSFRPTRLAQLDRLHRPGQARRAIDQVRASGIPDLCLDLIVLLPGQDEAELDGEVAELLSCRPEHVSAYGLGFEPGTALDARRREGRIQPLDEERAAPLYLRLSRTLRRAGYQHYEVSNFALPGHAARHNSSYWREEDVLAVGPSAVSAWTEDGRRRRRRFPADWRAFAMAAEEGRQPDWPEEELGGAERWLESLFLGLRWRGGLDLAALEERYGAGRVQALRERARQLGRHGPRERGGRGRRWLERRLFGGHARHPAGPALVLAPEQWLLLDEIVLRLAD; encoded by the coding sequence GTGAGTTTCGGCCTCTATCTGCACACCCCCTTCTGCACCGCCAAGTGCGGTTACTGCGACTTCTACAGCCTGCCGGCGGGCGCGGGCGAGGTGGAGCGGGCCGCCGCCAGCCTGTTGGCGGTCACCGGGCGCCTGCTGGCGGACGGTCCCTGGCGCGGCCGGCCGGTGGCGACCCTCTATGTTGGCGGCGGAACGCCCAGCCTTCTGCCCGCCGGCTTCTTCACCCGCCTGCTGGGAGCGGGCGGGTTGCTGGAGGGCAGCCTGGCGCCCGGCGCCGAGATCACGGTGGAGATGAACCCGGAGAGCGTCCGCCCCGCCTGGCTGGCCCACCTGGCCAGTCTGGGCGTGACCCGGGCTTCTCTGGGCGTGCAGAGCTTCCGCCCGACCCGCCTGGCCCAGCTCGATCGCCTCCATCGCCCGGGCCAGGCGCGCCGCGCCATCGACCAGGTGCGGGCCAGCGGCATCCCCGATCTCTGCCTGGACCTCATCGTCTTGCTGCCCGGCCAGGACGAGGCCGAGCTGGATGGCGAAGTGGCGGAACTCCTCAGCTGCCGCCCCGAGCATGTCTCGGCCTATGGCCTGGGTTTCGAGCCGGGCACGGCCCTGGATGCGCGGCGGCGGGAGGGGCGGATCCAGCCGCTGGACGAGGAGCGGGCAGCCCCCTTGTATCTTCGCCTTTCGCGGACCCTGCGTCGCGCCGGCTACCAGCATTACGAGGTGTCCAACTTCGCCCTGCCCGGCCACGCCGCCCGGCACAATTCCTCTTACTGGCGGGAGGAGGATGTCCTGGCGGTGGGTCCCAGCGCCGTCTCGGCCTGGACGGAGGACGGCCGGCGCCGGCGACGCCGCTTCCCGGCCGACTGGCGCGCCTTTGCCATGGCCGCCGAGGAGGGCCGCCAGCCGGATTGGCCGGAGGAGGAGCTGGGCGGGGCGGAGCGCTGGCTGGAGTCCCTCTTCCTGGGCTTGCGCTGGCGGGGCGGGCTGGATCTCGCCGCCCTGGAGGAGCGCTACGGCGCCGGGCGCGTCCAGGCCCTGCGCGAGCGGGCGCGGCAGCTGGGTCGGCACGGACCGCGGGAGCGGGGCGGGCGGGGCCGCCGCTGGCTGGAGCGCCGCCTCTTCGGCGGACACGCCCGGCATCCGGCGGGGCCGGCCTTGGTGCTGGCGCCGGAACAGTGGTTGCTGCTGGACGAGATCGTCCTGCGCCTGGCGGACTGA
- the glyA gene encoding serine hydroxymethyltransferase: protein MSTLEKHDPEVWDLQVRELARQRDTLEMIASENFTSLAVMEAQGGVMTNKYAEGYPGRRYYGGCEWVDGVEDLARGRARRLFDCAYANVQPHSGSQANMAVYMSFIKPGDTVLGMDLSHGGHLTHGSPVNFSGRLYRFASYGVSRETGRIDYDQVAVRARETRPRMIVAGASAYPRALDFARFRAIADEVGAFLFVDMAHIAGLVAVGEHDSPLPHAHVVASTTHKTLRGPRGGLILMGSDYDNVHGETAAKSGRLKQQGEIVDSVVMPGVQGGPLMHVIAAKAVAFAECLRPDFAVYIRQVKANARALGEGLVERGHRLVSGGTDNHLVLVDLSALDISGKAAEKALEEAGITVNKNMVPFDERSPLITSGIRIGTPALTSRGMTVEAMRLIAGLIDRAIRAAKDPAELARIRVEARELAAAHPLYPGR, encoded by the coding sequence ATGTCCACGCTGGAGAAGCACGATCCCGAGGTGTGGGATCTGCAGGTGCGGGAGCTGGCCCGGCAACGGGACACGCTGGAGATGATCGCCAGCGAGAACTTCACCTCCCTGGCCGTGATGGAGGCCCAGGGCGGCGTGATGACCAACAAGTACGCCGAGGGCTATCCGGGCCGCCGCTACTATGGCGGCTGCGAGTGGGTGGACGGCGTGGAGGACCTGGCCCGCGGGCGGGCCCGCCGCCTCTTCGATTGCGCCTACGCCAACGTGCAGCCCCACAGCGGCAGCCAGGCCAACATGGCCGTCTACATGAGCTTCATCAAACCCGGCGACACCGTGCTGGGCATGGATCTCTCCCACGGCGGACACCTGACCCACGGCAGTCCGGTCAATTTCTCGGGCCGCCTCTACCGCTTCGCCTCCTACGGCGTGTCCCGCGAGACGGGCCGCATCGACTACGACCAGGTGGCGGTCCGCGCCCGCGAGACGCGGCCCCGCATGATCGTGGCCGGCGCCAGCGCCTATCCCCGCGCCCTGGACTTCGCCCGCTTCCGCGCCATCGCCGACGAGGTGGGGGCCTTCCTCTTCGTGGACATGGCCCACATCGCGGGGCTGGTGGCCGTGGGCGAGCACGACAGCCCGCTGCCCCACGCCCACGTGGTGGCCAGCACCACGCACAAGACGCTGCGCGGCCCGCGGGGCGGCCTCATCCTGATGGGGAGCGACTACGACAACGTGCATGGCGAGACGGCGGCGAAGAGCGGCCGCCTCAAGCAGCAGGGCGAGATCGTGGACAGCGTGGTGATGCCGGGCGTGCAGGGCGGCCCCCTCATGCACGTCATCGCCGCCAAGGCCGTGGCCTTCGCCGAGTGCCTGCGGCCGGACTTCGCCGTCTACATCCGCCAGGTGAAGGCCAACGCCCGCGCCCTGGGCGAGGGCCTGGTCGAGCGGGGCCATCGGCTCGTCTCGGGAGGAACGGACAACCATCTGGTGCTGGTCGACCTGAGCGCCCTCGATATCAGCGGCAAGGCGGCGGAGAAGGCTCTCGAGGAGGCGGGCATCACCGTCAACAAGAACATGGTGCCTTTCGACGAGCGCAGCCCCCTCATCACCAGCGGCATCCGCATCGGCACGCCCGCCCTGACCAGCCGCGGCATGACGGTGGAGGCCATGCGCCTCATCGCCGGGCTGATCGATCGCGCCATCCGCGCCGCCAAGGATCCGGCCGAGCTGGCGCGCATCCGCGTCGAGGCGCGGGAGCTGGCGGCCGCCCATCCCTTGTACCCGGGACGATGA
- the uvrA gene encoding excinuclease ABC subunit UvrA encodes MEYIRVRGAREHNLKNINVDIPRNQLVVITGLSGSGKSSLAFDTLYAEGQRRYVESLSSYARQFLGLMEKPDVDTIEGLSPAISIEQKSTHRNPRSTVGTVTEIYDYLRLLFGNVGVPHCTTCGRAIHRQSPEEIVNLVEAEGEGRRLQILAPLVRGRKGEFRDLFQQVRKNGYLRVRVDGRVLPIEEVEQGLAKTFKHDIDVVVDRLVVKAGIRSRLFESVETALTLGGGLVRVLLEGAEGGGERLHSLHFACPEHGVSIEELAPRLFSFNSPFGACPECSGIGHQMVLDPELVVVAPERSLREGAIGTMGDGGDSAHGEIWTLKALAQVGQALGFSLDTPWRKLKEEHRAVILQGTQDEIRFRGAARQGKGFWEYSSRWEGIIPNLERRYRQTQSQSIREWIERFMSSRPCPGCQGHRLKPESLAVTVGGRDIMQLCALSTRAALAFFEQLHLDGAQDLIAAPILKEVRERLGFLVNVGLDYLDLARAAGTLSGGEAQRIRLATQIGSQLTGVLYILDEPSIGLHQRDNERLIRTLQRLRDLGNTVIVVEHDRDTILAADEVLDLGPGAGVHGGEVVSQGTPAQIMANPHSVTGRFLKDERLIPVPAARRPGNGQRLRVEGLRGNNLRGIALDLPLGALTCVTGVSGSGKSTAVNETLSKLLARELMGARVLPMPHGRASGLEHLDKAIVIDQSPIGRTPRSNPATYTGLFTLIRDLFAGLPESRMRGYAPGRFSFNVKGGRCESCQGDGIIRIEMHFLPDVYVPCEICKGRRYNSETLEVKYRGRSIADVLEMTVEEAGAFFEAIPRLQSRLRTLLEVGLGYVHLGQQATTLSGGEAQRVKLSAELSRRATGRTIYILDEPTTGLHFADIELLLRVLQRLVDRGNTVVVIEHNLDVIKCADHLIDLGPEGGAAGGRVVAAGTPEEVAACPDSHTGRFLAPLLLAVSAPAAPEAGGRVAPRGRSRRAGK; translated from the coding sequence ATGGAGTACATCCGCGTCAGGGGTGCGCGCGAGCACAACCTCAAGAACATCAACGTGGACATTCCGCGCAACCAGCTGGTGGTCATCACCGGCCTGTCGGGCAGCGGCAAGTCCAGCCTCGCCTTCGACACCCTCTACGCCGAGGGCCAGCGGCGCTATGTGGAAAGCCTTTCCTCCTACGCCCGCCAGTTCCTGGGGCTGATGGAGAAGCCGGACGTGGACACGATCGAGGGCCTCTCCCCGGCCATCTCCATCGAGCAGAAGAGCACGCACCGCAACCCGCGCTCCACGGTGGGGACGGTGACCGAGATCTACGACTACCTGCGCCTCCTCTTTGGCAACGTGGGCGTGCCCCACTGCACCACCTGCGGCCGGGCCATCCATCGCCAGAGTCCGGAGGAGATCGTCAACCTGGTGGAGGCCGAGGGCGAGGGCCGGCGCCTGCAGATCCTGGCGCCCCTGGTGCGGGGCCGCAAGGGCGAGTTCCGCGACCTCTTCCAGCAGGTGCGCAAGAACGGCTACCTGCGGGTGAGGGTGGACGGCAGAGTGCTGCCCATCGAGGAGGTGGAGCAGGGTCTGGCCAAGACCTTCAAGCACGACATCGACGTGGTGGTGGACCGCCTGGTCGTCAAGGCGGGGATCCGCAGCCGCCTCTTCGAGTCGGTGGAAACGGCCCTGACCCTGGGCGGGGGATTGGTGCGCGTCCTGCTGGAAGGCGCCGAGGGGGGCGGCGAGCGCCTCCACAGCCTGCACTTCGCCTGCCCCGAGCACGGCGTCTCCATCGAGGAGCTGGCCCCCCGCCTCTTCTCCTTCAACAGCCCCTTCGGCGCCTGCCCCGAGTGCTCGGGGATCGGCCACCAGATGGTGCTGGACCCGGAGCTGGTGGTGGTGGCCCCCGAGCGCAGCCTGCGCGAGGGGGCGATCGGCACGATGGGGGACGGTGGCGACTCCGCCCACGGCGAGATCTGGACCCTGAAAGCCCTGGCCCAGGTGGGGCAGGCCCTGGGCTTCAGCCTGGACACGCCCTGGCGCAAGCTGAAGGAGGAGCATCGCGCCGTCATCCTGCAGGGCACCCAGGATGAGATCCGTTTCCGCGGCGCCGCCCGGCAGGGCAAGGGCTTCTGGGAGTACTCCTCGCGCTGGGAGGGGATCATCCCCAACCTGGAGCGCCGCTACCGCCAGACGCAAAGCCAATCCATCCGCGAGTGGATCGAGCGCTTCATGAGCAGCCGGCCCTGCCCGGGCTGCCAGGGGCACCGCCTCAAGCCGGAGTCGCTGGCGGTGACGGTGGGCGGGCGAGACATCATGCAGCTCTGCGCCCTCTCCACCCGCGCGGCTCTCGCCTTCTTCGAGCAGTTGCACTTGGACGGCGCGCAGGACCTCATCGCCGCGCCCATTCTCAAGGAGGTGCGCGAGCGCCTCGGCTTCCTGGTCAACGTGGGACTGGATTACCTGGACCTGGCGCGGGCGGCCGGCACCCTGTCGGGGGGCGAGGCGCAGCGCATCCGCCTCGCCACGCAGATCGGCAGCCAGCTGACGGGCGTCCTCTATATCCTGGACGAGCCCTCCATCGGCCTCCACCAGCGGGACAACGAGCGCCTCATCCGGACCCTGCAGCGTCTGCGCGACCTGGGCAACACGGTGATCGTGGTGGAGCACGACCGCGACACCATCCTGGCCGCCGACGAGGTGCTGGACCTGGGGCCGGGGGCGGGGGTCCACGGCGGAGAAGTGGTGAGCCAGGGCACGCCCGCCCAGATCATGGCGAACCCCCACAGCGTGACCGGGCGCTTCCTCAAAGACGAGCGCCTCATCCCCGTTCCCGCCGCCCGCCGTCCGGGCAACGGCCAGCGCCTGCGGGTGGAGGGCCTGCGCGGCAACAACCTGCGCGGGATCGCCCTGGACCTGCCCCTGGGCGCCCTCACCTGCGTCACCGGGGTCTCCGGCTCGGGCAAGTCCACAGCCGTCAACGAGACGCTCTCCAAATTGCTGGCGCGGGAGCTGATGGGCGCCCGCGTCCTGCCCATGCCCCATGGCCGGGCCAGCGGGCTGGAGCATCTGGACAAGGCGATCGTCATCGACCAAAGCCCCATCGGGCGCACTCCGCGCTCCAATCCGGCCACCTACACGGGCCTCTTCACCCTCATCCGCGACCTCTTCGCCGGCCTGCCGGAATCGCGCATGAGGGGCTACGCGCCAGGACGCTTCTCCTTCAACGTGAAGGGCGGGCGCTGCGAGTCCTGCCAGGGGGACGGCATCATCCGCATCGAGATGCACTTCCTGCCGGACGTCTACGTCCCCTGCGAGATCTGCAAGGGCCGCCGCTACAACAGCGAGACCCTGGAAGTGAAGTACCGGGGGCGCTCCATCGCCGACGTGCTGGAGATGACGGTGGAGGAGGCGGGCGCCTTTTTCGAGGCCATCCCGCGCCTCCAGTCCCGCCTGCGCACCCTGCTCGAGGTGGGGCTGGGCTATGTCCACCTGGGGCAGCAGGCCACCACCCTCTCGGGCGGCGAGGCCCAGCGCGTCAAGCTGTCGGCCGAGCTCTCCCGGCGCGCCACCGGCCGCACCATCTACATCCTGGACGAACCGACCACCGGCCTGCACTTCGCCGATATCGAGCTGCTCCTGCGCGTCCTGCAGCGTCTGGTGGACCGCGGCAACACGGTGGTGGTGATCGAGCACAACCTGG
- a CDS encoding T9SS type A sorting domain-containing protein — MSRKLMTYALGFIVCGPAAFAVTFTGDVAADFAVAGSVTVLDSHDDVGLPSNAPAGTISGWDLDYAAFVLDRAAGELHIGLDFRGLAGDADGDDLDGVTTLWLAANGGLDLPTLNMSESICIAFDFDMDGTYDVITGMGGLDGTYRVSAFTGTPILPAFGFGPLIPHDGGHFYGSDLEMTLNNMGVLANLDPTVELCFRFLFFAGSFQDDGIGEDLLLGEVCLPPDELVSALQPEGMNLVSAYPNPFNPTTTLSVELGQTGPVQLSVYNVNGQLVQTLVDGMMESGRHELSFNGAALSSGIYLARLSTVGGEQVTRLVLTK; from the coding sequence ATGAGCAGGAAGTTGATGACCTATGCCCTGGGCTTCATTGTCTGCGGCCCCGCAGCCTTCGCCGTCACCTTTACGGGTGATGTGGCTGCGGACTTCGCCGTGGCGGGAAGCGTGACCGTGCTGGACTCGCATGACGATGTGGGCCTTCCCAGCAATGCGCCCGCGGGCACCATTTCCGGTTGGGACCTGGACTACGCCGCCTTCGTGCTGGATCGCGCGGCGGGCGAGCTGCACATCGGTCTGGATTTCCGCGGTCTGGCCGGCGACGCCGACGGCGACGACCTGGATGGCGTGACCACCCTTTGGCTGGCGGCCAATGGTGGCCTGGACCTGCCGACCTTGAACATGTCCGAGTCCATCTGCATCGCCTTTGACTTCGACATGGACGGCACCTACGACGTGATCACGGGCATGGGCGGTCTGGACGGTACTTACCGGGTGAGCGCCTTCACGGGCACGCCCATTCTGCCGGCTTTCGGTTTCGGTCCCCTCATCCCGCATGACGGCGGCCATTTCTACGGCTCCGACCTGGAGATGACCTTGAACAACATGGGCGTCCTGGCCAACCTGGATCCCACCGTCGAGCTTTGCTTCCGCTTCCTCTTCTTCGCCGGCTCCTTCCAGGATGACGGCATCGGCGAGGATCTGCTGCTGGGCGAAGTCTGCCTGCCGCCCGATGAGCTGGTGTCCGCCCTTCAGCCCGAGGGCATGAACCTGGTCAGCGCCTATCCCAATCCCTTCAATCCCACCACCACCCTCTCGGTGGAGCTGGGGCAAACGGGTCCCGTCCAGTTGTCGGTATACAACGTCAATGGCCAGCTGGTGCAGACCCTGGTCGACGGCATGATGGAGTCCGGTCGCCATGAGCTGAGCTTCAATGGCGCCGCCCTCTCCTCCGGCATCTACCTGGCCCGCCTGAGCACGGTCGGCGGGGAGCAAGTCACGCGACTGGTGCTGACCAAGTAA
- a CDS encoding 4Fe-4S dicluster domain-containing protein codes for MLNLRPRRGIRLPVTPATAGPAPPTLPGRLLLPLRQGAFDLSTSLVVPGQRVVAGQALSAPRGLAARIVRAPLAGLVRRVSVRSLTLPAPRGLPGGPQPLLCAELEDLQDPSIGQSRAWRHLDQAALRGLLTPWGLEGNGGLPLDLELDLLPPAARLLLLAVAPAQALQDLLLRTEAGAIATAVAALVRLHTFREAQLVCQPALRDEAGRLAALIEKTLPVRVTVLRQGHPWDHPRLAAHAAGWPLPSPRRPLAAQGILACDLARLQRIEARLSQPEDATLTVMAQRHETARSGLAAIGPPRLGRCWVGTPLAEVLGRLAPDFDPARELALDGSPLEGSPLLDLEQPLLPGHGLLSLLPIGQLPPMSREATCISCGQCLDICPQRLAPIRLVRLAAEDRLVEARHLGLEQCLDCGLCSWICPSGIELGHGLRLGLHRLRESRHGG; via the coding sequence ATGTTGAACCTGCGTCCGAGGCGGGGGATCCGCCTGCCTGTCACGCCGGCCACGGCCGGCCCCGCGCCGCCCACGCTGCCCGGGCGCCTGCTGCTCCCCCTGCGGCAAGGGGCATTCGACCTGAGCACCTCCCTCGTCGTCCCCGGCCAGCGGGTGGTGGCGGGTCAGGCCTTGAGTGCGCCCCGCGGCCTGGCGGCCCGGATCGTGCGCGCTCCCCTGGCGGGCCTCGTCCGTCGCGTGTCGGTGCGTTCGCTGACCCTGCCCGCGCCGCGGGGATTGCCGGGAGGACCCCAACCGCTGCTGTGCGCCGAGCTGGAGGATCTGCAGGACCCGTCCATCGGCCAGAGCCGGGCCTGGCGCCATCTGGACCAGGCCGCCCTGCGCGGGCTGCTGACGCCCTGGGGACTGGAGGGGAACGGCGGCCTTCCCCTCGATCTGGAACTGGACCTGCTGCCGCCTGCCGCCCGCCTTCTGCTCCTGGCCGTGGCCCCGGCCCAGGCCCTGCAGGACCTCCTCCTGCGGACGGAGGCCGGCGCCATCGCCACGGCCGTGGCCGCCCTCGTCCGCCTGCACACCTTCCGCGAGGCCCAGCTCGTCTGTCAGCCAGCCCTGCGCGATGAGGCGGGACGGCTGGCGGCCCTCATCGAGAAAACCCTGCCCGTGCGCGTCACAGTGCTGCGACAAGGGCACCCCTGGGACCATCCGCGCCTGGCGGCCCATGCCGCCGGCTGGCCCCTCCCCTCGCCCCGGCGTCCCCTGGCGGCCCAAGGTATCCTCGCCTGCGACCTGGCCCGCCTGCAACGGATCGAGGCCCGGCTTTCCCAGCCGGAGGACGCCACGCTCACTGTGATGGCACAGCGCCACGAGACGGCGCGGAGCGGACTCGCGGCCATCGGACCACCCCGACTGGGCCGCTGCTGGGTGGGCACGCCGCTGGCGGAGGTCCTGGGGAGGCTGGCGCCGGACTTCGATCCCGCGCGCGAGCTGGCGCTGGATGGATCGCCCCTGGAGGGAAGTCCGCTGCTTGACCTGGAGCAGCCCCTGCTGCCGGGACATGGCCTGCTTTCCCTGCTGCCCATCGGCCAGCTGCCGCCCATGTCCCGGGAGGCGACCTGCATCAGCTGCGGCCAATGCCTGGACATCTGTCCCCAGCGCCTGGCCCCCATCCGCCTGGTGCGCCTGGCGGCCGAGGACCGGCTGGTCGAAGCCCGCCACCTGGGCCTGGAACAGTGCCTGGACTGCGGTCTCTGCAGCTGGATCTGCCCCAGCGGCATCGAACTGGGGCACGGTTTGCGCCTGGGTCTCCACCGGCTGAGGGAGTCGCGCCATGGCGGCTGA
- the nrdR gene encoding transcriptional regulator NrdR, translating to MKCPSCGHEEDRVIDSRPARDGSAIRRRRECIACATRFTTYEYIEGTQLTVVKSDGSREVFSRAKLARGLERALIKRPHGEEEIRELVGRIERAILAMGAATGEINSRDLGEIVLEELRSFDEVGYIRFASVYRRFQDVREFVQELKVFA from the coding sequence ATGAAGTGTCCATCCTGCGGCCATGAGGAGGACCGGGTGATCGACAGCCGGCCCGCCCGCGACGGCAGCGCCATCCGCCGCCGTCGGGAGTGCATCGCCTGCGCCACCCGCTTCACCACCTACGAATACATCGAAGGCACCCAGCTGACCGTCGTCAAGAGCGACGGCAGCCGCGAAGTTTTCTCCCGCGCCAAGCTGGCGCGGGGCCTGGAGCGGGCCCTCATCAAGCGGCCCCACGGCGAGGAGGAGATCCGCGAGCTGGTCGGCCGCATCGAGCGCGCCATCCTGGCCATGGGGGCGGCCACCGGGGAGATCAACTCGCGCGACCTGGGGGAGATCGTGCTTGAGGAGCTGCGCTCCTTCGACGAGGTGGGCTACATCCGCTTTGCCTCGGTCTATCGGCGCTTCCAGGACGTGCGGGAATTCGTCCAGGAACTGAAGGTCTTCGCTTGA
- a CDS encoding RnfABCDGE type electron transport complex subunit D, translating to MAAETSRSLAVLLRPAPLPRRPPRAGGLMWQVIYALLPAAGLGLYVYGAPALLVLASCLAGALAGEGLGLLLWRRGRPLLDGSALLSGLLLALTLPPGLSPGWAFLGGAAGLLLGRQLLGGLGLNLLNPALCGRLVIALAAPTALQGAWLKPFWWREGGWFAAAPTVADPWPLVRETHQLLRRLTQGEMPALPASWPAGERLDLIRHAQDLLAAVDSGQLFWPRLPGLLGEASLLALLPGLIWLFTARLVDWRIPAAALLVLVAALLAAPGEAAGLGLDLALPLRGCGLLLLLCVFASDPVTTPLGQSAKLCFGLMVAAGCLLVLLAGGSTSGLFWVVLAAGLATPWLDRLLLPRGPR from the coding sequence ATGGCGGCTGAGACGTCAAGGAGCCTCGCGGTCCTGCTCCGTCCCGCGCCTCTGCCACGGCGTCCGCCCCGCGCCGGCGGCCTCATGTGGCAGGTGATCTATGCCCTGCTGCCGGCCGCCGGCCTGGGGCTCTACGTCTACGGGGCGCCCGCCCTGCTGGTGCTGGCCTCCTGCCTGGCCGGCGCCCTGGCGGGGGAGGGCCTGGGCCTGCTCCTCTGGCGTCGCGGCCGGCCCCTGCTGGACGGCAGCGCCCTGCTCAGCGGCCTGCTGCTGGCCCTCACCTTGCCGCCCGGCCTGTCGCCTGGTTGGGCCTTTCTCGGCGGCGCGGCCGGCCTCCTGCTGGGCCGCCAGCTGCTGGGCGGATTGGGCCTGAACCTCCTCAACCCGGCCCTGTGCGGCCGCCTGGTGATCGCCCTGGCCGCCCCCACGGCCCTGCAGGGCGCTTGGTTGAAGCCTTTCTGGTGGAGGGAGGGCGGCTGGTTCGCGGCGGCGCCCACGGTGGCCGATCCCTGGCCCCTGGTGCGGGAGACGCATCAGCTGCTGCGCCGGCTGACCCAGGGCGAGATGCCAGCGCTGCCGGCTTCCTGGCCGGCCGGCGAGCGGCTTGACCTGATCCGGCACGCCCAGGATCTGCTGGCCGCCGTCGATTCTGGTCAGCTCTTCTGGCCGCGCCTGCCCGGACTCCTGGGCGAGGCTTCGCTCCTGGCCCTCCTCCCCGGCCTGATCTGGCTCTTCACCGCCCGCCTGGTCGACTGGCGCATCCCCGCCGCCGCTTTGCTGGTGCTGGTCGCGGCCCTGCTGGCCGCCCCCGGCGAGGCCGCGGGCCTGGGCCTCGACCTGGCCCTGCCCCTGCGCGGCTGCGGCCTCCTCCTTCTGCTCTGCGTCTTCGCCTCCGATCCCGTCACCACGCCCCTGGGCCAATCGGCCAAGCTCTGTTTCGGCCTGATGGTGGCGGCCGGCTGCCTGCTTGTCCTCCTTGCCGGCGGATCCACCTCCGGCCTGTTCTGGGTGGTGCTGGCGGCCGGCCTGGCCACACCCTGGCTGGATCGCCTGCTGCTGCCGCGAGGCCCCCGATGA
- a CDS encoding 4Fe-4S binding protein: MSLFPTLILAVAGALGLAWLIAPAAPASANPPSSRPLLRWPALRLRSRVGWSELAGPEDGYGSGQVAVSGCRSPENGNGRRFISAQRGSCQELQLVHGGERACAWACLGEGDCVRACGEGAIHLEAGLPVVDPGLCSGCGDCVLACPRQVLLLMPAEAQLHLGCQSRADAAERAVHCERSCRDSERCLESRFLPAGLVGSREGRRVVDYSRSANLLPLLSLCPSGSFVDRIAHRPWFTVNESCTGCGDCLPLCPAADCILPDGPPADTPLGRARVRIVPEACTGCGLCLPACAPKAIRVVGALGYGTGGRRDW, translated from the coding sequence GTGAGCCTCTTTCCGACCCTGATCCTGGCTGTGGCGGGCGCCCTGGGTCTGGCCTGGCTGATCGCCCCCGCCGCGCCGGCGTCGGCGAATCCCCCCTCGTCCCGGCCCCTTTTGCGCTGGCCGGCCTTGCGGCTGCGCAGCCGGGTGGGTTGGAGCGAGCTGGCGGGACCGGAGGATGGCTATGGCAGCGGGCAGGTTGCCGTGTCCGGCTGTCGGAGCCCGGAGAACGGCAACGGGCGTCGCTTCATCTCCGCGCAGCGCGGCAGCTGCCAGGAGCTGCAACTGGTCCACGGGGGCGAGCGGGCCTGCGCCTGGGCCTGCCTGGGCGAAGGGGACTGCGTCCGCGCCTGCGGCGAGGGCGCCATCCACCTGGAGGCCGGTCTGCCGGTGGTGGATCCTGGCCTTTGTTCCGGCTGCGGGGACTGCGTCCTGGCCTGTCCGCGCCAGGTGCTCCTCCTCATGCCGGCCGAGGCCCAGCTCCACCTCGGCTGCCAGAGCCGCGCCGACGCGGCGGAACGGGCCGTCCACTGCGAACGCTCCTGCCGGGACTCCGAGCGCTGCCTGGAGTCCCGCTTCCTGCCGGCCGGCCTGGTGGGCAGCCGCGAGGGCCGCCGCGTGGTGGACTACAGCCGCAGCGCCAATCTGCTGCCCCTCCTCAGCCTTTGCCCCAGCGGCTCCTTCGTCGACCGCATCGCGCACCGGCCCTGGTTCACGGTGAACGAGAGCTGCACGGGCTGCGGCGACTGCCTGCCGCTCTGTCCCGCGGCGGACTGCATCCTGCCCGACGGTCCCCCGGCCGACACGCCTCTGGGGCGGGCCCGGGTGCGCATCGTGCCGGAGGCCTGCACCGGCTGCGGCCTCTGCCTCCCGGCCTGCGCGCCCAAGGCCATCCGCGTGGTGGGGGCGCTGGGCTATGGGACGGGCGGCCGGCGCGATTGGTAG